GCACGAGGGCACGTACGCCGTGCTCCTCGTGGAGGGCTCGCGGTTCCGTGGCGCGGTGACGGCGATTCCCGCCGACGCCGACCCCGGCGATCCGGCGCTGCAGTTCGTCGACGAGGCGGCGGCGGTCGTCCGCGAGGACACACCGGTGACCGATGCGCTGGCGCTTCTCGACGAGAAGGTGCACGGGCGCGTCGTCGTGCTCGACGGGGAACGCCTGGTCGGGCTGGTCTGCCTGACCGAAGACGGGCAGAGGTTCTGCGGCCGGCCCGGCGCGATGAGCGCCTGACGCACGCGCGTCCGGGGTTTGAGCCCCTCCGCAGACGGGTAACCGACCTGTCATCATCCACCCGGGAGGTAGCCGCCGTGCGTCAGACCCCGATGCAGAACGAGTCGCTCCCGGACTGGATGCGACCACAAGGATCCATGCTTTCCGTGTGCCCGGAGACCGGGTGCGCGAGATTGACCATGGGAGGGCCGTGCGTCGAGCACGATCCGCCCGCGACGGTCGCGTTCGTGCGCGGCCGCCCGTACGTCGCGGAGGCGGCGGCCGACGCCGTGCGCGTCCCGATCGTCGGCTGATCGCACGATCCCCCTCCCGAGGGATGCGGACATCCCCGGCCCCGCGAACGGTGAGCACATGGGTGCTTCCTCCGGTTGGAACCTCGTGGCGCGTCGGCCGCCCCGCGCTCGCGTAGCGGCGAAGCGGCCGGCGCGTCACCTCGCGAGCGTGCCTGCCGGGCACGCGGCGCCCCGCACGCAGGGCGACCGGTCGGGGAGCCCCGCCTCGCTCCGTGTCGTCGAGCAGCACGACGCCGACTCCCGCTGACCCCGCCGGCCCCGGGCGTCCAGCTCAGACGAGGCGCTTCTCGAGGTACGCGGCCAGGCGCGTGAGCGGGAACGAGATCACGAAGAACAGCAGCGCGACGAACGCGAAGATCTCGAACGCGTGGATCTCGCCGATCCCCGCCGGCGGGTAGAACGTCAGCCGCTCGGTCTGCGCCTTTCCCGCCTGGAGCAGCTCGATCCCGCCGATCACGGCGGCTAGCGTCGAGTTCTGGATGATGTTGACGAGCAGGCTGACGAGCGGCGGGAGCAGCCTCCGGAGCGCCTGCGGAAGAATCACCGAGCGGTGGCGCCCCACCCAGCCGAAGCCGAGCGCCGCCGCCGCCTCGTGCTGCTCCCGCGGGATCGACTGCACCGCGCCACGGGTCGCCTCGGCGACCTGCGCGCTCCCCCAGAGGATCAGCGCGATCGCCGTCGCCGTGAGCGGGCCGAACTCGAGCTCCGGGTTGATCGCCGGAAGCCCGAAATAGACCATGAAGACGGTCACCAGGATCGGTAGCCCGCGGAAGATCTCGACGTACCCGCGGGTGAGGATCCGGGCGACCGCGGCGTCGAGGGTCAGCAGGGTGCCGAGCACGATCCCGACCACGGTCGCGCCGACCACGGAGATCGCAGACACCCGGAGGGTCGCCGGGAGCCCGACCTGGAGGATGTAGCGGATGACCGGCTCGGCCCAGTCGGGCATCGCTAGCGGCCCTCCGGGAGCGCGAGCCGCCCTTCGAGGACGCGGATCGCGGCGGACAGGCTCCACACGAGCGCGAGGTAGACGATCCCGATGACCGTCAGCGCTTCGAGCGTCTCGAGCGTGAGGTTGGCGATGTTGATCGCCGTCGTCGTGAGCTCGGGATAGCCGATCACGTACATGAGCGACGTGTTCTTGACCACCGAGATGTAGGTGTTGATCGACGACGGCAGGGCGATCCGGCCGCCGATCGGCAGCGTCACGTTGAGGAACGTCCCGAGCGAGCTGAAGCCGAGCGCGAGCGCGCCCTCCTCGTAGCGCTTCGGGACGGCCTCGAACCCCGCGCGGAAGTTCTCGCTGTTGAACGCGCCGCCCCAGAGCGTCACCGAGACCCAGGCGACGGTGAATGCGTCGAGGCGGATTCCCGCCTGCGGCAGGGCGAAGAAGATCATGAAGATCTGCACGAGGATCGGGGTGTTCCGGATGATCTCGACGTACGCCACCGTGAGCTGGCTGACGACCGGGATGTGCCGCGCGCGTGCGGCGCCGAGGACGAGCCCGATCACGAACGAGCCGGCGATCGCGACCAGGGAGACCTTGATCGTGTTGACGAGGCCGTCGAGCAGCTCGCGCCAGTTCTCGGACACGAACGCCCACAGGTCGTAGACGGCAAGCATGGGTAGGAGACGCGGGTGGCGGCCGCACCGAAGCGACCGCCACCCTGCGAGGCGTCGTCAGCCTACGGGCACACCGTGTCCACGCTCGGCAGACCGGCCGCGCGGTAGGTGAAGTCGTTGTTCGGCCGGAGGATGTTCTTCGAGAACGCCGGCACGAACCGCGGCGCGATGTTGTTCCTGATGATCGGCACGAAGAGATCCTTC
This Candidatus Polarisedimenticolaceae bacterium DNA region includes the following protein-coding sequences:
- a CDS encoding CBS domain-containing protein → MVESMEQRAVSEVMLRNPKTLASDVTVAEARAALEHEGTYAVLLVEGSRFRGAVTAIPADADPGDPALQFVDEAAAVVREDTPVTDALALLDEKVHGRVVVLDGERLVGLVCLTEDGQRFCGRPGAMSA
- a CDS encoding amino acid ABC transporter permease; its protein translation is MPDWAEPVIRYILQVGLPATLRVSAISVVGATVVGIVLGTLLTLDAAVARILTRGYVEIFRGLPILVTVFMVYFGLPAINPELEFGPLTATAIALILWGSAQVAEATRGAVQSIPREQHEAAAALGFGWVGRHRSVILPQALRRLLPPLVSLLVNIIQNSTLAAVIGGIELLQAGKAQTERLTFYPPAGIGEIHAFEIFAFVALLFFVISFPLTRLAAYLEKRLV
- a CDS encoding amino acid ABC transporter permease — translated: MLAVYDLWAFVSENWRELLDGLVNTIKVSLVAIAGSFVIGLVLGAARARHIPVVSQLTVAYVEIIRNTPILVQIFMIFFALPQAGIRLDAFTVAWVSVTLWGGAFNSENFRAGFEAVPKRYEEGALALGFSSLGTFLNVTLPIGGRIALPSSINTYISVVKNTSLMYVIGYPELTTTAINIANLTLETLEALTVIGIVYLALVWSLSAAIRVLEGRLALPEGR